A window from Solanum stenotomum isolate F172 chromosome 5, ASM1918654v1, whole genome shotgun sequence encodes these proteins:
- the LOC125865028 gene encoding uncharacterized protein LOC125865028 isoform X2 → MRASIMAVASTKKKSVFVDRVTCGVKVKQIAFMGIICTIMFLIVYRTTNYQYQQTEMESKSDPFYSSKDSDVDITHLNSLPRGIIQASSDLELKPLWSTSNSKSKGSVSSSRNLLAMAVGIKQKKNVDTLVQKFLSENFTVILFHYDGHVDGWWDLQWSKEAVHIVANNQTKWWFAKRFLHPAAVSIYDYIFLWDEDLGVKNFHPGRYLEIVKSEGLEISQPALDRNSTEIHHRITIRSKRKRFHRRVYDSRGSTKCSGESEGPPCSGFVEGMAPVFSISAWVCAWHLIQNDLVHGWGMDLKLGYCAQGDRTKKVGVVDSEYIVHQGIQTLGGPSLKKRSNLEESTKRHVVDVRSEIRRQSMYELQIFKDRVPPATNSRLSPLPHEPADFYDRDVPVDIPLDSSTDLKKKEKELQAKENELRRREQELRRKEEAAARAGIVIEAKNWPPFFPIIHHDIANEIPVHLQRLQYVALTTFLGIFACLLWNIIATTTAWIKEGDVKIWFLSIIYFISGVPGAYVLWYRPLYRAFRNEGAMKFAWFFLFYLLHIAFCIFAAVAPPVVFRGKSLTGILPAVDLIGKQVLVGIFYFIGFGLFCLESVLSIWVIQQVYMYFRGSGQAAEMKREAARGALRAAI, encoded by the exons ATGAGGGCATCTATCATGGCGGTGGCGTCAACGAAGAAAAAGAGCGTCTTTGTTGACAGG GTAACATGTGGAGTAAAGGTGAAACAGATTGCTTTTATGGGGATTATATGTacaattatgtttttaattgtgtATAGGACCACTAACTATCAGTATCAACAAACAGAG ATGGAGTCGAAATCGGATCCATTTTATTCTTCAAAG GATTCTGATGTAGATATTACACATTTGAACAGTTTGCCTCGTGGTATTATCCAAGCAAGTTCGGATCTAGAGTTAAAGCCTCTTTGGTCTACAAGTAATTCAAAGTCCAAG GGTAGTGTTTCTAGTTCTCGTAACCTGTTGGCAATGGCAGTTGGtattaaacaaaagaaaaatgttgaTACTCTTGTCCAAAAG tttctttcagaGAATTTTACAGTCATCTTGTTTCACTATGACGGACATGTTGATGGCTGGTGGGACCTCCAATGGAGTAAAGAAGCCGTTCATATTGTTGCAAACAACCAAACTAAATG GTGGTTCGCAAAGCGGTTCTTACATCCTGCTGCTGTTTCCATATACGATTACATTTTCCTTTGGGATGAAGATTTGGGCGTGAAGAATTTCCATCCTGGAAG GTACCTTGAAATCGTGAAATCAGAAGGACTTGAGATTTCCCAGCCAGCTTTGGACCGGAACTCAACTGAAATACATCATAGAATCACAATAAGAAGCAAGAGAAAAAGGTTCCACAG ACGAGTGTATGATAGCAGAGGTAGTACAAAATGCTCAGGTGAAAGCGAAGGTCCTCCATGCAGTGG ATTTGTGGAAGGAATGGCTCCAGTCTTTTCAATATCTGCTTGGGTGTGTGCTTGGCATCTTATACAG AATGACCTTGTTCATGGATGGGGAATGGACTTGAAACTTGGTTATTGTGCACAG GGGGACCGAACCAAAAAAGTCGGAGTAGTTGATAGTGAATATATCGTCCACCAGGGCATTCAAACATTAGGAGGGCCATCTCTGAAGAAG CGTTCAAATCTTGAAGAGTCTACAAAG AGACACGTTGTTGACGTGCGATCTGAG ATTCGACGACAGTCGATGTATGAGCTACAAATATTTAAGGATCG TGTTCCTCCAGCAACAAACTCAAGACTTTCACCCCTTCCGCATGAACCTGCTGATTTCTATGATCGTGATGTGCCTGTTGATATTCCTCTTGATAGTTCTACG GacttgaaaaagaaagagaaggaaCTACAGGCTAAGGAAAATGAATTGCGAAGGAGGGAACAG GAACTGAGACGAAAAGAAGAGGCTGCTGCAAGAG CTGGCATTGTTATTGAGGCGAAAAATTGGCCTCCATTCTTCCCAATCATCCATCATGATATTGCAAATGAAATACCAGTTCATTTGCAAAGGCTGCAATATGTTGCGCTTACTACCTTTTTGG GAATTTTTGCTTGCCTTTTGTGGAACATCATTGCTACCACTACAGCATGGATTAAAGAAGGAG ATGTAAAGATCTGGTTCCTTTCAATTATTTACTTCATATCGGGGGTTCCAGGAGCCTATGTACTGTGGTATCGTCCTCTTTATCGTGCTTTCAG AAATGAGGGTGCTATGAAGTTCGCATGgtttttcttgttttacttg CTTCACATTGCATTCTGCATCTTTGCGGCTGTTGCTCCTCCAGTAGTTTTCCGAGGAAAATCACTTAC AGGCATTCTACCTGCAGTAGATCTCATCGGCAAACAAGTTCTTGTTGGG ATTTTCTATTTCATCGGTTTCGGGCTATTTTGTCTAGAGTCTGTGCTGAGCATATGGGTTATTCAG CAAGTATACATGTATTTCCGTGGAAGTGGTCAAGCTGCAGAGATGAAACGCGAAGCTGCAAGAGGGGCGTTGAGGGCAGCAATATAA
- the LOC125865028 gene encoding secretory carrier-associated membrane protein 2-like isoform X1, translating into MANHYDRNPFAEEEEVNPFADGGGKSKGQSKFSGGAFYTTSSVPPATNSRLSPLPHEPADFYDRDVPVDIPLDSSTDLKKKEKELQAKENELRRREQELRRKEEAAARAGIVIEAKNWPPFFPIIHHDIANEIPVHLQRLQYVALTTFLGIFACLLWNIIATTTAWIKEGDVKIWFLSIIYFISGVPGAYVLWYRPLYRAFRNEGAMKFAWFFLFYLLHIAFCIFAAVAPPVVFRGKSLTGILPAVDLIGKQVLVGIFYFIGFGLFCLESVLSIWVIQQVYMYFRGSGQAAEMKREAARGALRAAI; encoded by the exons ATGGCTAACCATTATGATCGCAACCCTTttgctgaagaagaagaagttaacCCCTTTGCT GATGGAGGAGGAAAATCGAAAGGGCAATCAAAATTTAGTGGAGGAGCATTTTATACCACA AGTAGTGTTCCTCCAGCAACAAACTCAAGACTTTCACCCCTTCCGCATGAACCTGCTGATTTCTATGATCGTGATGTGCCTGTTGATATTCCTCTTGATAGTTCTACG GacttgaaaaagaaagagaaggaaCTACAGGCTAAGGAAAATGAATTGCGAAGGAGGGAACAG GAACTGAGACGAAAAGAAGAGGCTGCTGCAAGAG CTGGCATTGTTATTGAGGCGAAAAATTGGCCTCCATTCTTCCCAATCATCCATCATGATATTGCAAATGAAATACCAGTTCATTTGCAAAGGCTGCAATATGTTGCGCTTACTACCTTTTTGG GAATTTTTGCTTGCCTTTTGTGGAACATCATTGCTACCACTACAGCATGGATTAAAGAAGGAG ATGTAAAGATCTGGTTCCTTTCAATTATTTACTTCATATCGGGGGTTCCAGGAGCCTATGTACTGTGGTATCGTCCTCTTTATCGTGCTTTCAG AAATGAGGGTGCTATGAAGTTCGCATGgtttttcttgttttacttg CTTCACATTGCATTCTGCATCTTTGCGGCTGTTGCTCCTCCAGTAGTTTTCCGAGGAAAATCACTTAC AGGCATTCTACCTGCAGTAGATCTCATCGGCAAACAAGTTCTTGTTGGG ATTTTCTATTTCATCGGTTTCGGGCTATTTTGTCTAGAGTCTGTGCTGAGCATATGGGTTATTCAG CAAGTATACATGTATTTCCGTGGAAGTGGTCAAGCTGCAGAGATGAAACGCGAAGCTGCAAGAGGGGCGTTGAGGGCAGCAATATAA
- the LOC125866281 gene encoding glycine-rich cell wall structural protein 2-like has translation MKNSIALILTFLFITITITFATTQNDDNNNIPGFGPGGGFNIPGFGPVVGGGYGGGFGSPKGGYGKGGTIRPTIVCKDKGPCFGKKLKCPSKCFKSSSGAGKGYGYGGGGGGCIMDCKNKCLAYC, from the coding sequence ATGAAGAACTCTATAGCTCTCATCTTAACTTTCTTGTTCATCACAATCACTATCACTTTTGCTACTACTCAAAATGATGACAACAATAATATTCCTGGTTTTGGGCCTGGTGGTGGATTCAATATCCCTGGTTTTGGGCCTGTAGTTGGAGGAGGATATGGTGGTGGATTTGGAAGCCCAAAAGGAGGGTATGGTAAAGGTGGAACCATAAGGCCCACTATTGTTTGCAAAGATAAAGGCCCATGTTTTGGTAAAAAATTGAAGTGTCCATCAAAGTGTTTCAAGTCATCTAGTGGGGCTGGAAAAGGGTATGGATATGGTGGTGGGGGTGGTGGATGCATCATGGATTGCAAGAACAAATGTCTTGCTTATTGTTAA